Below is a window of Leuconostoc gasicomitatum LMG 18811 DNA.
TCTATTGGCAGGGACGTCTGTAAATTTGGTATAATAAGTTAAATTGAGAGGTGCATATGGCAGATAATGATTATAAACGTCCTAAATTTCAGAAATCAACGCATAACATACGTAATTTTTTTATTTTAATGGCAGGAATAGTTATTATTGGATTAGGTGTGTTTATCTATATTGGTTACTCGTCGTCACCAAAAACGTCAGAACCAATATCACAAAGTACCGCAAATAGTAGTACAATTAACGAAACAATTGATTCAAATGTGAAAGAATCTGGTGATGAAAGTAACTCTAGCCGTGCTACTGATTCGTCACAATCATCTAGTTCGTCTTCTTCTAGTAGCCCTGATAAAGATTCGGCTCATTTGAAAGGGAAGAGCATTAAAGAGGCAATAAACTGGGCTAAATCCCATGGCCGCTATTATTCATGGTCCATTACATCTGGTGGTGACAATGCTGTTGTTACTTCAGTAACGGATGATGGCCACAATATTAGTTTTATTGCATCCGAAAAATAAAATAGTAAGAGAGTATCATATGCCACATAAAATTTTAACGATTGCCGGTTCAGATTCTCTTGCTGGTGGTGGTATTCAGGCCGATTTAGCAACTTTTGCTAACTATGGTCATTTTGGATTGAGTGTGATCACGGCAATTGTCACGATAACACCAACTGATTTTGAAATATATCCAGTAGACCTTAAAATTATTGAAGCACAATTGAAATCTGTATTATCATTAGATGATATTGTAGCAGTCAAGGTCGGCCTCCTTCCTACACCTGAGATTATAAATCTTGTCACTAGCTATTTAGCACAAATAAATGTGCCAATTGTGGTTGATCCAGTGATGGTGTTTAAAGAAACGGATCAGATTAACATTAAAAGTATCGCAGATACGTTGAAAACGCAGTTATTACCGCTAGCTACTATTGTCACGCCAAATCTAAATGAGGCACAAATTTTAGCGAACCAGCGAATTGATAGTGTTGATGATATGAAACAAGCGGCAACTACTATTGCTCAGTATGGATGCAAGAATATTGTTGTTAAGGGCGGTTCTAAACTCCCAGGTAATGAAGCAATTGATCTATTATTTGATCGTGAAGCATTTTATATATTTCAGCAAGATAAGATACAGACATCTGAACTATATCACAATGGTGCAGGGTGTACTTTATCTGCAGGTCTTGCTGCTAATTTAGGGTATTCACTTGATATGATTCATGCGCTTAAGGATGCAAAAGATTTTGTTTGGCAGGGCATTCAAAACGGGGTGACATTAAATTCAAAGTTCAGTGATGGCAATGTATGGCAGGGTGCACGGAGAAACAATCATGAAACAAAAATTTAATACCAAGCAAATGACTATAGTAGCAGTGATGATTGCACTGAATGTTTCATTGTCATATATCGTTAGAATTCCAGTACCGGCAACAAATGGCTTTGTCAATTTAGTTGAGGCTGGTATATTTCTGACTGCGATACTTGGTGGTGCACGAAATGGTTTAATTGTGGGTGGACTCAGTGGTTTGCTACTGGATTTGTTGGCTGGCTATCCACAATGGATGATTTTCTCGTTGGTAATCCATGGTATGGAAGGGTTAGTTGTTGGTTATTTTGGTTATCAAAAAAAATTGCCTAGTCAAATTATTGGTCTAGTAATTGGCTCATTAATTATGATTATTGGCTATCTGTTAGCTGGCACATTTTTATATAACTGGACAGCTGGACTAGCATCAATTGTTGGTAACATAGCGCAAGCAGTTATGGGTTTGATTATTGCACTCGCTTTAATCCCAGTATTTAAACGGTTACCGCAAATTAATTTTAGAAATTAAAAGAAAAGGCGACAGGTTTTTGTCTGTTGCTTTTTCATGTGATGAGGTGTATTTCATGAAGTATCATTTTTCACGTGACCTATGTGATAGCGATAGAGCACAACTTAATCGTGCATTAGACTTTTTTAATATTACGGCTTATTTTAAGACCGTGGATGGTCAAGAAGAGTTGTTTGGTTTTGGCGCACAACAAGAGGCTGATGTGCCAAATAAATTGAATGGTACTATGATATTTGGTGGTTATCCTTTTGATCAACAAGTTGTAGAAAACTCTAAATTAATGAATGGCATTTGGTTTGTTCCCATAATTTTTGTGAAGATTACTCAAAATATTGTTATTTTTGAATCTGATACTGTCGAGAATTTTAACGAATGGTTAACGAAATTCAAGACCATAGCCAGATCCAAAGTAGTCAGCCATGTTATAACGAGCGAATTAGACTGGACATCACGGACACAAAAGTTAATTAATACAATCATTAGTAATGACAAACTCAAGAAAGTTGTTTTTGGAAGGCAACATCAGTATGCACTTTCAGACACATTATTGGCTTCAACGCTCGTTCATGCGTTAATCACACAAAAAAATACATATCATGTTATTTTAAAGTATCAGAAGGAAATGTTTGTTTCAGCAACACCAGAACGTTTAGTTAAAGTGACTGATGGGGCGGTTACAACAGCAGCAGTTGCTGGTACAATTCGTAGAGGAAATACACAAACTGAAGATAAATTACTTGGTGATATGCTACTAAATAGCCATAAAAATCAACAAGAGCATCGATATGTTGTCAATAGTATTTATCAAAAAATACAAAATATGACAACCAGTTTAAATTTACCACCTCAACCAATCTTATTACAAAACAGGCAATTGCAGCATTTGTATACGCCAATTAGTGCCCGATTAATCAAAAAATACACAGTACTTGATATTGTCAATGCCCTACATCCGACGCCAGCACTCGGTGGTGTGCCACAAAAACAGGCGTTAGACTACATTAGAGCGCATGAAAGGTCGCCGCGTGGTTTATTTGCAGCACCTATTGGCTATTACACGTCAAATAATAGTGGTGAGTTTGTTGTAGGCATTAGATCAATGTATATCAATCATGCAGCGCATACGGCAACTTTATTTGCTGGTGCAGGTATTGTTTCTGATTCCAATGCGACACAAGAATACCAAGAAACTAATTTGAAATTAGAACCAATGCGACAATTACTGAAAGGTGATGTCAATGACAATTAATTCGCTTACTAAAAATACGAAACATCTATTGCACGCACTTTATCAAAGTGGTGTCAGGCATTTTGTTGTGTCACCAGGATCGCGCACAACACCAGTTGCATTATTATTAGCAGAATATGCACGACAAAATAAAAACATCAAACTCTATATTGATGTAGATGAACGTTCGGCCGGGTTCTTTGCGTTAGGTATTGCAAAAAGGTTACTTGAACCAGTGGCGCTCTTAGGAACCTCTGGCACAGCGATTACTGAATATACCTCGGCTGTTGCTGAAGCTCACATTTCACATATTCCACTTATTGTTTTATCGACAGATAGGCCGATAGAATTGCAAGATAATGGTGCACCGCAAACGATACCACAACATCAAATATTTGGTGCGTTAACAAAAAAATTTGTGGTGTTTACCTTACAGGATGAACAACCAGATGTGACATCATATATTGATTTCATGACACAGAAATTAGTTCATGAGATAGTGATGGCACCCAAAGGACCACTGCAGATCAATTTACCGTTACGTAAACCATTAATGCCACAATTAAACGAACCAACCACAATTGTTGTGCCACCCCTAAAATTTGATAAAACAGCTGATAGTATGCCACCAATGCAGCTTTCTGAATCGCGAGTAGTTATTATTGCAGGTCCAAATGAAGGCAATGAC
It encodes the following:
- a CDS encoding bifunctional hydroxymethylpyrimidine kinase/phosphomethylpyrimidine kinase, which codes for MPHKILTIAGSDSLAGGGIQADLATFANYGHFGLSVITAIVTITPTDFEIYPVDLKIIEAQLKSVLSLDDIVAVKVGLLPTPEIINLVTSYLAQINVPIVVDPVMVFKETDQINIKSIADTLKTQLLPLATIVTPNLNEAQILANQRIDSVDDMKQAATTIAQYGCKNIVVKGGSKLPGNEAIDLLFDREAFYIFQQDKIQTSELYHNGAGCTLSAGLAANLGYSLDMIHALKDAKDFVWQGIQNGVTLNSKFSDGNVWQGARRNNHETKI
- a CDS encoding isochorismate synthase, translating into MKYHFSRDLCDSDRAQLNRALDFFNITAYFKTVDGQEELFGFGAQQEADVPNKLNGTMIFGGYPFDQQVVENSKLMNGIWFVPIIFVKITQNIVIFESDTVENFNEWLTKFKTIARSKVVSHVITSELDWTSRTQKLINTIISNDKLKKVVFGRQHQYALSDTLLASTLVHALITQKNTYHVILKYQKEMFVSATPERLVKVTDGAVTTAAVAGTIRRGNTQTEDKLLGDMLLNSHKNQQEHRYVVNSIYQKIQNMTTSLNLPPQPILLQNRQLQHLYTPISARLIKKYTVLDIVNALHPTPALGGVPQKQALDYIRAHERSPRGLFAAPIGYYTSNNSGEFVVGIRSMYINHAAHTATLFAGAGIVSDSNATQEYQETNLKLEPMRQLLKGDVNDN
- a CDS encoding ECF transporter S component; protein product: MKQKFNTKQMTIVAVMIALNVSLSYIVRIPVPATNGFVNLVEAGIFLTAILGGARNGLIVGGLSGLLLDLLAGYPQWMIFSLVIHGMEGLVVGYFGYQKKLPSQIIGLVIGSLIMIIGYLLAGTFLYNWTAGLASIVGNIAQAVMGLIIALALIPVFKRLPQINFRN